In one window of Nocardiopsis aegyptia DNA:
- the fabI gene encoding enoyl-ACP reductase FabI yields MNLLITGITTQSSIAYAIAEEAMNQGHEVIVTNPPGRQFSICERIAKRLPKEPVAVLPMDVTDPEQIAATAAAVGEHWDHVDGILHAIAFAPEKALGGNFLDTEWADVATAVHVSGYSLKALTVGFRSLLGAAPHGAGVVSLTFDASVAWPVYDWMGSAKAVLENSTKYLARDLGAEGIRVNAIAAGPIKSLAGGSIPGFAQISDSWGDHAPLGWDTKDATVVAGPALFLMSPAARAITGTVLHVDGGYHAMGAPLV; encoded by the coding sequence TTGAACCTGCTCATCACCGGCATCACCACCCAGTCCTCCATCGCGTACGCGATCGCGGAGGAGGCCATGAACCAGGGCCACGAGGTGATCGTCACCAACCCGCCGGGACGGCAGTTCTCGATCTGCGAGCGGATCGCCAAGCGCCTGCCGAAGGAGCCCGTCGCCGTCCTGCCCATGGACGTCACCGACCCGGAGCAGATCGCCGCGACCGCCGCGGCCGTCGGCGAGCACTGGGACCACGTGGACGGGATCCTGCACGCCATCGCGTTCGCGCCCGAGAAGGCGCTGGGCGGCAACTTCCTCGACACCGAGTGGGCCGACGTCGCCACCGCCGTGCACGTGTCCGGGTACTCGCTCAAGGCCCTCACCGTCGGCTTCCGGAGCCTGCTCGGCGCGGCGCCGCACGGCGCCGGGGTGGTCTCGCTGACCTTCGACGCCAGCGTCGCCTGGCCGGTCTACGACTGGATGGGCTCGGCCAAGGCCGTCCTGGAGAACTCCACCAAGTACCTGGCCCGCGACCTGGGCGCCGAGGGCATCCGCGTCAACGCGATCGCCGCCGGCCCGATCAAGTCCCTGGCGGGCGGTTCGATCCCCGGGTTCGCGCAGATCTCCGACTCCTGGGGCGACCACGCCCCGCTGGGCTGGGACACCAAGGACGCCACGGTCGTCGCCGGACCGGCGCTGTTCCTGATGTCCCCGGCCGCGCGGGCGATCACCGGCACGGTCCTGCACGTCGACGGCGGCTACCACGCCATGGGCGCCCCCCTCGTCTGA
- a CDS encoding dihydrolipoamide acetyltransferase family protein, which translates to MSTQTFDLPDLGEGLTEAEVVRWLVAVGDTVAVDQPVVEVETAKSVVEVPSPFAGTVSELHGDEGEVMAVGRPLISVAADEPADTARNAAPAVSPEAERYREEERAGTGSGNVLIGYGTPDTQATGRRRRPRTRPPARGAQPSVPAAGVGAAVPATGSGTDSPAAGSSGTRRVPLVTSPLVRQMAREAGLRIADVPGSGPGGLITRRDVRAAVESARADAATPPRAPETSDAATSATAGAEAATDARTGLAEASRTPMNGFRKAVAASLSRSRREIPEATVWVDVDATDLVRLRRSDPDGPGLLAYVARFVVAGLRAFPELNGLVDTERGELVQYDGINLGLAVQTDRGLVAPAVMGAHELTTRALDARIRELTRQAREGTVSPAQMNAGTFTLNNYGSLRVDGSAAIINHPQVAILGLGRILDRPWIVDGEVVARKITQLSFAFDHRVCDGGAAAGFMRVVADAMEDPAAAIADL; encoded by the coding sequence GTGAGCACGCAGACCTTCGACCTCCCCGACCTAGGCGAGGGCCTGACCGAGGCCGAGGTGGTCCGGTGGCTCGTCGCGGTCGGGGACACCGTGGCCGTGGACCAGCCGGTCGTGGAGGTGGAGACCGCCAAGTCGGTCGTGGAGGTGCCGTCGCCGTTCGCGGGCACCGTGAGTGAGCTGCACGGCGACGAGGGCGAGGTGATGGCGGTCGGCCGCCCGCTGATCAGCGTCGCCGCCGACGAACCCGCGGACACCGCGCGGAACGCGGCCCCGGCGGTGTCGCCGGAGGCCGAGCGCTACCGCGAGGAGGAAAGGGCCGGAACCGGGTCCGGCAACGTCCTCATCGGGTACGGCACGCCTGACACCCAGGCCACCGGGCGCCGCCGCAGGCCCCGCACCCGTCCCCCCGCGCGCGGCGCCCAGCCGTCCGTGCCCGCGGCCGGGGTCGGCGCAGCCGTGCCCGCGACCGGTTCGGGCACAGACTCGCCCGCGGCGGGGTCGTCCGGAACGAGGCGGGTGCCGCTGGTGACCTCCCCCTTGGTGCGCCAGATGGCGCGGGAGGCCGGACTGCGCATCGCCGACGTCCCCGGCAGCGGACCCGGCGGACTCATCACCCGCCGCGACGTCCGCGCCGCCGTGGAGTCCGCCCGCGCCGACGCGGCCACGCCGCCCCGGGCACCGGAGACGTCCGACGCGGCGACCTCGGCGACCGCGGGAGCCGAGGCGGCCACCGACGCGCGTACCGGTCTGGCGGAGGCGTCGCGGACCCCGATGAACGGCTTCCGCAAGGCCGTCGCCGCCTCGCTGTCCCGCAGCCGCCGCGAGATCCCCGAGGCCACCGTCTGGGTCGACGTCGACGCCACCGACCTCGTCCGGCTCCGCCGGTCCGACCCCGACGGTCCGGGCCTGCTCGCCTACGTGGCCCGGTTCGTGGTCGCGGGTCTGCGCGCCTTCCCCGAACTCAACGGCCTGGTCGACACCGAGCGCGGCGAACTGGTCCAGTACGACGGGATCAACCTCGGACTGGCCGTCCAGACCGACCGGGGCCTGGTCGCCCCCGCCGTCATGGGCGCGCACGAGCTCACCACCCGCGCGCTCGACGCGCGGATCCGCGAGCTGACCCGCCAGGCACGCGAGGGGACCGTCTCCCCCGCCCAGATGAACGCCGGCACGTTCACCCTCAACAACTACGGCTCGCTCCGGGTGGACGGCAGCGCCGCCATCATCAACCATCCGCAGGTCGCCATCCTCGGCCTCGGCCGGATCCTCGACCGGCCGTGGATCGTGGACGGCGAGGTGGTCGCCCGCAAGATCACCCAGCTGTCGTTCGCGTTCGACCACCGGGTGTGCGACGGCGGAGCGGCGGCGGGCTTCATGCGCGTGGTCGCCGACGCCATGGAGGACCCGGCCGCCGCGATCGCCGACCTGTAG
- a CDS encoding TetR family transcriptional regulator: MPRGVAIPEVRQHLFSAVERVIGRDGPGRLSGRAVTVEAGVATGLLYAHFSDLDDFLAAYAVDRAFLVSSGASALSGRAGEGSVTRNLCDAVLATPLETVRPWARLLVARPDLAGGVHAVLGAGTAGFDAIEAAVAAYLADERGLGRVAATADPAALALALVGLLHHVVLSADAGPDAPDASDRLRGAVTALVDGSTATARH, from the coding sequence ATGCCCAGAGGCGTCGCCATTCCGGAGGTCCGGCAGCACCTGTTCTCCGCCGTCGAGCGGGTGATCGGCCGCGACGGACCCGGTCGGCTGAGCGGTCGCGCCGTCACGGTCGAGGCCGGGGTCGCGACCGGACTGCTCTACGCGCACTTCTCCGACCTCGACGACTTCCTGGCCGCCTACGCCGTCGACCGCGCCTTCCTGGTCTCGTCCGGGGCCTCGGCCCTGTCCGGCCGCGCGGGCGAGGGGAGCGTCACCCGGAACCTGTGCGACGCGGTCCTGGCGACGCCGCTGGAGACCGTCCGCCCGTGGGCCCGCCTGCTCGTCGCGCGACCGGACCTGGCGGGCGGCGTTCACGCGGTCCTCGGAGCGGGCACCGCCGGCTTCGACGCGATCGAGGCGGCCGTCGCGGCCTACCTCGCGGACGAACGCGGACTCGGCCGGGTCGCCGCGACCGCCGACCCTGCGGCGCTGGCCCTCGCACTCGTCGGCCTCCTGCACCACGTCGTGCTGTCGGCCGACGCCGGGCCCGACGCCCCCGACGCCTCCGACCGCCTGCGCGGGGCCGTCACCGCGCTGGTCGACGGCAGCACCGCGACCGCGCGGCACTGA
- a CDS encoding phosphoribosyltransferase — protein sequence MSDERENLSYELFGTAMRDLATAIADDGFEPDMILSIARGGLFVAGGLGYALDVKNLHVMNVEFYTGVGTTLDMPVMLPPVPNVVDLSSKKVLVADDVADTGKTLKLVHDFCAEHVAEVRSAVIYEKPQSLVKCEYVWKHTDQWINFPWSVLPPVVTRPDQVRDA from the coding sequence GTGAGCGACGAGCGCGAGAATCTGAGCTACGAACTGTTCGGCACCGCGATGCGGGACCTGGCCACGGCGATCGCCGACGACGGGTTCGAGCCGGACATGATCCTCTCGATCGCCCGCGGCGGCCTGTTCGTGGCCGGCGGTCTGGGGTACGCGCTCGACGTCAAGAACCTGCACGTGATGAACGTGGAGTTCTACACGGGTGTCGGCACCACGCTGGACATGCCCGTCATGCTGCCGCCCGTACCCAACGTGGTGGACCTGAGCAGCAAGAAGGTCCTGGTCGCCGACGACGTCGCCGACACCGGCAAGACCCTCAAGCTCGTCCACGACTTCTGTGCCGAGCACGTGGCCGAGGTCCGCAGCGCGGTCATCTACGAGAAGCCGCAGTCGCTGGTCAAGTGCGAGTACGTCTGGAAGCACACCGACCAGTGGATCAACTTCCCGTGGTCCGTCCTGCCGCCCGTCGTCACGCGCCCGGACCAGGTCCGCGACGCCTGA
- the pdhA gene encoding pyruvate dehydrogenase (acetyl-transferring) E1 component subunit alpha, translating to MAGDQELLPSEQPVQLLDETGRPVADPPLPFPDNDRLLAAYASLVTGRRVNDQAGALVRQGRLAVYPSSHGQEACQSGAALALADGDWLFPTYRDTAAVIARGVDPVQVLTLLKGDWHSGYDPYAHRVAPQATPLATQLLHAVGVAHAARLRGEDTVVMALCGDGATSEGDFHEALNFAAVLQAPVVFFVQNNEYAISVPLAKQSAAPSLAHKGVGYGVPGERVDGNDAAAVLAVLDRAVADARSGKGPSLVEAHTYRVQAHTNADDASRYRTDDEVEPWVARDPIVRMEAYLKRRRLLTKARKERIAEEAEAVATAMREGLSRDTEPDPAELFAHVFAEPTPQLAEQAAFLADELSREGH from the coding sequence ATGGCCGGTGACCAGGAACTGCTCCCCTCGGAGCAGCCGGTCCAGCTGCTCGACGAAACCGGGAGACCAGTCGCCGACCCGCCGTTGCCGTTCCCCGACAACGACCGGCTGCTGGCCGCCTACGCCTCCCTGGTGACCGGTCGCAGGGTCAACGACCAGGCCGGAGCCCTCGTCCGCCAGGGGCGCCTGGCCGTCTACCCCTCCTCCCACGGGCAGGAGGCCTGCCAGAGCGGGGCCGCCCTCGCGCTCGCCGACGGCGACTGGCTCTTCCCCACCTACCGCGACACCGCCGCCGTCATCGCGCGCGGCGTCGACCCGGTCCAGGTGCTCACGCTGCTCAAGGGCGACTGGCATTCCGGCTACGACCCCTACGCCCACCGCGTCGCACCCCAGGCCACCCCGCTGGCCACCCAGCTCCTGCACGCCGTCGGCGTCGCGCACGCCGCCCGCCTACGGGGCGAGGACACCGTCGTCATGGCCCTGTGCGGCGACGGCGCCACCAGTGAGGGCGACTTCCACGAGGCGCTCAACTTCGCCGCCGTCCTCCAGGCGCCCGTCGTGTTCTTCGTGCAGAACAACGAGTACGCGATCTCCGTCCCCCTCGCCAAGCAGAGCGCCGCCCCCTCCCTGGCCCACAAGGGCGTCGGCTACGGGGTTCCGGGCGAACGCGTGGACGGCAACGACGCCGCGGCCGTGCTCGCCGTCCTCGACCGGGCCGTGGCCGACGCCCGCTCAGGGAAGGGGCCGAGCCTGGTGGAGGCGCACACCTACCGCGTGCAGGCGCACACCAACGCCGACGACGCCTCCCGCTACCGCACGGACGACGAGGTCGAGCCGTGGGTGGCCCGCGACCCCATCGTGCGCATGGAGGCCTACCTCAAGCGCAGGCGCCTGCTCACCAAGGCCCGCAAGGAGCGCATCGCCGAGGAGGCGGAGGCCGTGGCCACCGCCATGCGCGAAGGGCTGTCCCGCGACACCGAACCGGACCCCGCCGAGCTGTTCGCCCACGTGTTCGCCGAACCCACCCCGCAGCTGGCCGAGCAGGCCGCCTTCCTGGCCGACGAACTGAGCAGAGAGGGCCACTGA
- a CDS encoding WD40 repeat domain-containing serine/threonine protein kinase, with product MQPLTPDDPTAVGPFRLLTRLGAGGMGQVYLGRDASGATAAVKVVRADIADDPRFRARFAREVRTAQKVRGPFTPAVMAADPDAPVPWMATAYVPGPTLKQAVADDGPLPPRSLTVLAIGLARALRSIHEAGLMHRDLKPGNVLLSPSGPQVIDFGIARAVEGTVLTREGEAFGTPSYAAPEQIMGQETSPRSDVFSLAGVVVFAATGQGAFGRGPAEAVMTRVLSEEPRLSEVPGGPLRDLLARCLNRDPARRPDAEDLVRALSELPLPSAEEGWLPASVTQAIQVRDGELRAVIAAPPRQLPEPSADATGPHQPPRHPAGPTHPAPAPQPGRPQQPPPPSHPAGATDTTDATGRTSPHPPGPGRRRRTRRLLAAGAGALALVTAAAVTAVVLADRSGGGPDAAVDPSPSASPSAADASDAEEGTGTDALTGDVRALTFVPSGLLVTTTDTVTLWDWETGELLSDFGPAVGDVAVGASGTGATTARGGIALWSTEDPDETAFLRPEDDQVSVGPLDVSADGARVAASTRAPDGDNDSAHTVRIQDTGTGASVAEFEHDRRPDVLRFSPDGAYLVLIDQYAGTTILLDAETLEPVRTFEYSREADQTGVLLSSPEVAFHPAEPWFALTADRYTVHLYDLATQELLRTFQRPQDTEHSVRVDTLAFSADGSTLMSGEGYEQPTAGDGSGFAWDTDSGELVADSRSNLFHVLAAGPEGDVVATVQWPGEETVLFLDPDTFDIIGDLS from the coding sequence GTGCAGCCGCTCACCCCCGACGACCCGACCGCGGTCGGACCCTTCCGCCTCCTGACACGCCTCGGTGCCGGGGGGATGGGCCAGGTCTACCTCGGCCGCGACGCCTCCGGGGCGACCGCCGCCGTCAAGGTCGTCCGCGCCGACATCGCCGACGACCCCCGGTTCCGTGCCCGGTTCGCACGCGAGGTCCGCACGGCGCAGAAGGTACGCGGGCCCTTCACGCCCGCCGTCATGGCCGCTGATCCGGACGCCCCGGTCCCGTGGATGGCCACCGCGTACGTGCCCGGCCCCACGCTCAAGCAGGCCGTCGCCGATGACGGGCCGCTCCCGCCGCGCTCCCTGACGGTCCTGGCGATCGGGCTGGCCCGTGCCCTGCGGTCCATCCACGAGGCGGGCCTCATGCACCGCGACCTCAAGCCCGGGAACGTGCTGCTGTCGCCGAGCGGGCCCCAGGTCATCGACTTCGGCATCGCCCGAGCGGTGGAGGGCACGGTCCTGACCCGCGAGGGCGAGGCGTTCGGCACTCCCTCCTACGCGGCGCCGGAGCAGATCATGGGGCAGGAGACCTCGCCCAGGAGCGACGTGTTCTCCCTGGCCGGGGTCGTGGTCTTCGCCGCGACCGGCCAGGGGGCGTTCGGCCGCGGACCGGCCGAGGCGGTCATGACGCGCGTGCTGTCGGAGGAGCCCCGGCTGTCCGAGGTCCCCGGCGGGCCGCTGCGCGACCTCCTGGCCCGGTGTCTGAACCGGGACCCCGCGCGGCGCCCGGACGCCGAGGACCTCGTGCGCGCGCTCTCGGAGCTGCCGCTCCCCTCGGCCGAGGAGGGGTGGCTGCCGGCGTCGGTCACCCAGGCCATCCAGGTGCGGGACGGCGAACTGCGCGCCGTCATCGCCGCCCCGCCGCGGCAGCTCCCCGAGCCCTCCGCCGACGCCACCGGCCCGCACCAGCCGCCCCGGCACCCGGCGGGTCCGACCCACCCCGCGCCCGCGCCACAACCGGGGCGACCGCAACAACCGCCGCCGCCATCGCACCCGGCCGGCGCGACGGACACGACGGACGCGACCGGCCGAACCTCCCCGCACCCGCCCGGCCCCGGACGACGCCGCCGCACACGCCGACTCCTCGCCGCCGGCGCCGGGGCACTCGCCCTCGTCACGGCCGCCGCGGTCACCGCCGTCGTCCTGGCCGACCGCTCCGGCGGCGGGCCGGACGCGGCCGTCGACCCCTCTCCCTCCGCGTCCCCATCGGCCGCCGACGCGTCCGACGCCGAGGAGGGCACCGGCACCGACGCCCTCACCGGCGACGTCCGGGCACTGACGTTCGTCCCCTCCGGCCTGCTCGTGACCACGACCGACACCGTCACCCTGTGGGACTGGGAGACGGGCGAGCTGCTGAGCGACTTCGGCCCCGCCGTGGGAGACGTCGCGGTGGGCGCGTCGGGCACGGGAGCCACCACCGCCCGCGGCGGCATCGCGCTCTGGAGCACCGAGGACCCCGACGAGACCGCCTTCCTCCGCCCCGAGGACGACCAGGTCAGCGTCGGCCCGCTGGACGTGTCGGCGGACGGTGCGCGAGTCGCGGCCTCCACCCGGGCGCCCGACGGCGACAACGACTCGGCGCACACCGTCCGGATCCAGGACACCGGCACCGGCGCGTCCGTCGCCGAGTTCGAGCACGACCGCAGGCCCGACGTCCTGCGGTTCAGCCCCGACGGGGCGTACCTCGTCCTGATCGACCAGTACGCCGGCACGACCATCCTGCTGGACGCGGAGACCCTGGAACCGGTGCGCACCTTCGAGTACTCGCGCGAGGCCGACCAGACCGGCGTCCTCCTCAGCTCCCCCGAGGTCGCCTTCCACCCCGCCGAGCCGTGGTTCGCCCTCACCGCCGACCGCTACACCGTCCACCTCTACGACCTCGCCACCCAGGAACTCCTGCGGACCTTCCAACGGCCCCAGGACACCGAGCACAGCGTCCGCGTGGACACGCTCGCCTTCTCCGCGGACGGTTCCACCCTGATGAGCGGCGAGGGGTACGAGCAGCCCACGGCCGGCGACGGCAGCGGATTCGCCTGGGACACCGACAGCGGGGAACTCGTCGCCGACAGCCGGTCCAACCTCTTCCACGTGCTCGCCGCCGGGCCGGAGGGCGACGTCGTCGCGACCGTCCAGTGGCCGGGGGAGGAGACCGTCCTGTTCCTGGATCCGGACACGTTCGACATCATCGGCGATCTGAGCTGA
- a CDS encoding alpha/beta hydrolase family protein, giving the protein MNAPTRPTGTRVAPAPALSVGPVVLPTPDRAVDLRVRVSAPVSGDDLPVILLSHGQGFSNHLSSLHGYAPLADFWAAHGFVVVQPTHLSSRTLNLETGAPDAPMHWRSRAEDMTRVLDRFDEIEAAVPGLGGRVDRGRVAVAGHSMGGHTASLLLGARLTDPVDGTVVDLADSRISAGVLLAAPGRGGDALTGFVRENYGFLATTDFSTMTTPALVVAGDKDSSEHLTVDGPEWHADPYRLAPGRKALLTLFGAEHGLGGVSGYDVAETTDESPERVSAVQRLTSAYLRTEFDPDDPAWRDACAQLTTGPDAIGRVEAKESGTGTP; this is encoded by the coding sequence ATGAACGCACCCACGCGCCCGACCGGGACACGCGTCGCGCCCGCTCCCGCCCTCTCGGTCGGCCCGGTGGTCCTGCCGACCCCCGACCGCGCGGTCGACCTGCGGGTACGGGTCTCCGCGCCCGTGAGCGGCGACGACCTACCGGTCATCCTGCTCTCGCACGGTCAGGGCTTCTCGAACCACCTCTCCTCGCTGCACGGCTACGCGCCGCTCGCCGACTTCTGGGCGGCGCACGGCTTCGTCGTGGTCCAACCGACCCACCTGAGTTCGCGCACGCTGAACCTGGAGACCGGCGCACCGGACGCGCCGATGCACTGGCGCTCGCGGGCCGAGGACATGACGCGCGTCCTCGACCGGTTCGACGAGATCGAGGCCGCCGTCCCCGGCCTCGGCGGGCGCGTGGACCGCGGCCGGGTCGCCGTGGCCGGGCACTCGATGGGCGGGCACACCGCGAGCCTGCTGCTGGGCGCGCGGCTCACCGACCCGGTCGACGGCACGGTGGTGGACCTGGCCGACTCCCGGATCAGCGCGGGTGTCCTGCTGGCCGCGCCCGGCCGGGGCGGCGACGCCCTCACCGGGTTCGTGCGGGAGAACTACGGGTTCCTGGCGACCACGGACTTCTCCACGATGACGACACCCGCGCTCGTGGTCGCCGGGGACAAGGACTCCTCCGAGCACCTGACGGTCGACGGCCCGGAGTGGCACGCCGACCCGTACCGCCTGGCTCCGGGCCGCAAGGCGCTGCTGACCCTGTTCGGCGCGGAGCACGGTCTCGGCGGCGTCTCCGGATACGACGTCGCCGAGACCACGGACGAGAGCCCCGAGCGGGTCTCCGCGGTCCAGCGGCTCACGTCGGCCTACCTCCGCACCGAGTTCGACCCCGACGACCCGGCCTGGCGGGACGCGTGCGCGCAGCTCACCACGGGCCCCGACGCGATCGGACGGGTCGAGGCCAAGGAGTCCGGGACCGGCACCCCGTAG
- a CDS encoding alpha-ketoacid dehydrogenase subunit beta: MTTDPTKLSMAQALNRALRDAMAEDETVYVFGEDVGPLGGVFRITDGLTAEFGEQRCFDTPLAESGIVGMAVGMAMNGMRPVVEMQFDAFAYPAFEQIVSHVAKTRNRTRGRVGLPMVIRVPYAGGIGGVEHHCDSSEAYYAHTPGLTVVAPSSAADAYALLRDAIASPDPVVFLEPKKLYWAKEEVDLTAPRPGIGRAVVRREGTDATLLAYGPSVPTALEAAEAAAQEGRSLQVVDVRSLVPFDDETVCAAVRSTGRAVVIAEASGYAGVASEIVARVTERCFHSLAAPIRRVTGFDIPYPPPKLERFQLPSVDRVLDAVDDLQWEDQ; encoded by the coding sequence ATGACGACGGACCCCACCAAGCTCTCCATGGCCCAGGCCCTCAACCGGGCGCTGCGCGACGCCATGGCCGAGGACGAGACCGTCTACGTCTTCGGTGAGGACGTCGGACCCCTCGGCGGGGTCTTCCGGATCACCGACGGCCTGACCGCCGAGTTCGGCGAACAGCGCTGCTTCGACACCCCCCTCGCCGAGTCCGGCATCGTGGGCATGGCCGTGGGCATGGCGATGAACGGCATGCGGCCCGTCGTCGAGATGCAGTTCGACGCGTTCGCCTACCCGGCCTTCGAGCAGATCGTCAGCCACGTCGCCAAGACCAGGAACCGCACCCGCGGCCGGGTCGGGCTGCCGATGGTCATCCGGGTCCCCTACGCGGGCGGCATCGGCGGTGTGGAGCACCACTGCGACTCCTCCGAGGCCTACTACGCGCACACCCCCGGCCTGACCGTCGTCGCTCCGTCCTCCGCCGCCGACGCCTACGCCCTGCTGCGCGACGCCATCGCCTCCCCCGACCCGGTCGTCTTCCTCGAACCGAAGAAGCTGTACTGGGCCAAGGAGGAGGTCGACCTCACCGCGCCCCGGCCCGGCATCGGGCGCGCGGTCGTCCGCCGCGAGGGTACCGACGCGACCCTCCTCGCCTACGGCCCGTCCGTGCCCACCGCCCTGGAGGCGGCCGAGGCCGCCGCCCAGGAGGGCCGCAGCCTCCAGGTGGTCGACGTGCGCTCGCTCGTGCCCTTCGACGACGAGACCGTGTGCGCCGCCGTCCGCTCGACCGGCCGCGCGGTGGTCATCGCGGAGGCGAGCGGATACGCCGGCGTCGCCTCGGAGATCGTGGCCAGGGTGACCGAGCGCTGCTTCCACTCCCTGGCCGCGCCCATCCGGCGCGTCACCGGGTTCGACATCCCCTACCCCCCGCCCAAGCTGGAGCGCTTCCAGCTGCCCAGCGTGGACCGCGTCCTGGACGCCGTCGACGACCTGCAGTGGGAGGACCAGTGA
- a CDS encoding FAD-dependent oxidoreductase, translating into MAEDRGGAQEAGGGRTRRVVVVGAGIAGLATALRLRRDGWDVLVVERAPGRRSDGYMVNLLGRGYDAAERLGVLSALAEADLGWFTSILVRADGSRKFTVPPAIARAAVGGRALTVFRGDLESALFEAVRGRVAFRFGTTVRGVAQDRDGVDVELSDGTRERADLLVGADGLHSGVRATVFGPEQDVRVDMRHMVGAFPLARTPEDVPEGAGTTFIGPGRTAAVVNLGPGRSSVFFTYRCDDPEAELARGPVDALTTAFGDLGGGVPDGLRALAGAPEAAYFDSVSQIAMEGWSRGRVVLVGDAAWCVTLFAGYGAALALDGADRLGDALGERDADVPAALADWEAVLRPEVDRRQALARKGMAQFVPPGRAHVWARDLVMRAVLLPGVRGLVVRSIRRANRSPADR; encoded by the coding sequence ATGGCGGAGGACCGGGGCGGGGCACAGGAGGCCGGCGGCGGACGGACGCGGCGGGTGGTCGTCGTGGGCGCGGGCATCGCCGGTCTGGCGACCGCGCTGCGGCTGCGCCGGGACGGGTGGGACGTGCTCGTGGTCGAGCGCGCCCCGGGTCGCCGCAGCGACGGCTACATGGTGAACCTGCTCGGGCGGGGCTACGACGCCGCGGAGCGGCTGGGCGTGCTCTCCGCACTGGCCGAGGCGGACCTGGGCTGGTTCACCTCGATCCTGGTCAGAGCCGACGGGAGCCGGAAGTTCACCGTGCCGCCCGCGATCGCCCGGGCCGCGGTCGGCGGCCGGGCGCTGACCGTGTTCCGCGGCGATCTGGAGTCGGCGCTGTTCGAGGCGGTGCGCGGGAGGGTCGCGTTCCGCTTCGGTACCACCGTGCGCGGCGTGGCCCAGGATCGCGACGGTGTGGACGTCGAGCTGAGCGACGGCACCCGCGAGCGCGCCGACCTCCTGGTCGGCGCCGACGGGCTGCACTCCGGTGTCCGCGCGACGGTGTTCGGGCCGGAGCAGGACGTCCGGGTGGACATGCGCCACATGGTCGGGGCGTTCCCGCTCGCCCGCACCCCGGAGGACGTGCCGGAGGGGGCGGGCACCACGTTCATCGGCCCGGGGCGCACGGCGGCGGTGGTCAACCTGGGCCCGGGCAGGTCCTCGGTGTTCTTCACCTACCGCTGCGACGATCCGGAGGCCGAGCTGGCCCGGGGGCCGGTCGACGCGCTGACCACGGCCTTCGGGGACCTGGGCGGAGGTGTGCCCGACGGTTTGCGCGCGCTGGCGGGCGCCCCGGAGGCGGCCTACTTCGACTCCGTCAGCCAGATCGCGATGGAGGGGTGGAGCCGCGGCCGGGTCGTGCTCGTCGGGGACGCGGCCTGGTGCGTCACGCTGTTCGCCGGGTACGGCGCGGCGCTGGCGCTCGACGGGGCCGACCGGCTCGGCGACGCCCTGGGGGAGCGGGACGCGGACGTCCCGGCCGCCCTGGCGGACTGGGAGGCGGTGCTCCGGCCCGAGGTCGACCGGCGGCAGGCCCTGGCGCGCAAGGGCATGGCGCAGTTCGTCCCGCCCGGCCGGGCCCACGTGTGGGCGCGCGACCTGGTGATGCGGGCCGTTCTACTGCCGGGCGTGCGCGGCCTGGTGGTCCGCTCGATCCGGCGCGCGAACCGGAGTCCCGCCGACCGGTAG
- a CDS encoding DUF6228 family protein yields the protein MTEATEVTALEDRFVVAPVDAPGRWVVHRPVDPEGDGYTHTVEVELSDDGISARGRSAFEGRTPENLRDFLVALAEDWRGWPGTRSWTSLEREMTVEAHHNGRSQVSLAITLRRADLHHTSDAWSARVVVTVEAGEELRRIADAADRLLRP from the coding sequence ATGACCGAGGCGACCGAGGTGACCGCACTGGAAGACCGCTTCGTCGTCGCCCCGGTGGACGCCCCGGGACGCTGGGTCGTGCACAGGCCGGTCGACCCCGAGGGCGACGGCTACACGCACACCGTGGAAGTCGAACTCAGCGATGACGGGATCAGCGCCCGAGGGCGGTCCGCGTTCGAGGGCCGGACCCCGGAGAACCTGCGGGACTTCCTCGTCGCGCTGGCGGAGGACTGGCGGGGCTGGCCGGGGACCCGGTCCTGGACCTCCCTGGAGCGGGAGATGACCGTGGAGGCGCACCACAATGGCCGGAGCCAGGTGAGCCTGGCCATCACCCTGCGCCGGGCCGATCTGCACCACACCTCCGACGCGTGGTCGGCGCGGGTCGTCGTCACCGTGGAGGCGGGTGAGGAGCTGCGCCGGATCGCCGACGCGGCTGACCGCCTCCTGCGCCCCTAG